CAGCTTCAAGGGAACTGGTGTTTCTTCCCTCCCGCACCCCTGGCTCCGGCAGTTGCCGGATGTATCCACCCGCCATAACCTCTGAAGTTATTGCATCTTTATTAATATTTTCCCACCAACCTTTAATTTCATCGTGCGCGGGTTTTCTGCCAAACAATGCAAATCTGCCAACCATCTCTCTTAATACCATACCTTAGCCTCTCTACAAACCGCTCACCCCTTTAGGGGCCAGGGGTGAGCGAGGGAGCAATCCTCCAACATCTCACAACCTTTACCTTATTCTCTCCACCACTTCCTCGATATCCTCAAACACCTCATAATTCTTAACCCGCAACACCCGGATTCCATACTCTTCCATTTCACCTGTTCTTCCAATGTCGTATTTCTTTTGCCCGTTATGTATTTCACCATCTATTTCAACCACCAGTTTGGCCTTATGACAATAGAAATCTTCAATGAAACGCCCGATCGGATGCTGTGGCTTAAATCGGACTCCCAGTTGTTTGTTCCTCAGCTTTTCCCAAAGCATATTTTCCGCCCCGGTCATGTTTTTTCTCAGGCTTTTTGCCCTTTGAAATATTTCCGGCCGGGCATTGTAAAACATGCTTCTCTCAATGGTGTGTTTTTTCATAGATTATTGGTTTAATCTTCAGTATTCCCTCGCTCACCCCTGGCCCCTAAAGGGGAATCCCGCCCGCCATCACATCTAAGGCTTTTTATCTCTTCATATATTTTCTAAACTTTCCTTCTCTCGCGCGTGGGTTTTCTACCGGCTGTTACCTTTCTCACCCCTCTATCCCTTGGAACCAAACCTTTCCTCTTCTACAGACTAAATGCTCCTTCAGGGGTTAGGGGTGCGCGCGGGCCGGCCCCACCCCTCCTCCACCGTCAACCCGTAAAGATCATATACCATCTCATCGATCTCCGCCTCCAGGGCGCTGATGTTGGCGTTAGGAGCGTGTTGTTTATGTTCTTTCACATCCTTCTTATTGCGATAAACATACCTGTCAAACTCATTCTCATCGAACACGAACCAGTTGTTCAGATCGGTCACCACCAGTTGCCTGATGTGGATGTTTTCTTTGTCGATTCTTTCGTGCAGGTAATACCGAATCAGCTCGTGCACGGCCTTGGCATCGAGGTTATCCGTTGAAGGCATCTCCGTCTGGTTGCCGGGTTTTTTTGTTTCTATAAGCACGGCCGGAGCGCTTTCGGGTTTTTTGTCGCTGTGGATTACCAGATCGGTTCGCTCCCTCGTATTGATGAAATGTTTCCCCTTGTACCACGTATCGTTCAGGAAGGTGTTCAGCAGGTTCTTATGGTACTCCTCGGATTCGTACGGGTTCATATCGGAAAGCATCTTTTGCAGGTTGGTTTTGAACCGCTCCATCTCCTGCCTGCTGATCTTTTGTTTCAGATAGGCTTTGTTGAGCGATTTGCGGGGTGTGAGGATGTCCATATTGTTATCTCCAGAACTAAATATTTGAAAAAATTTGACCTGCTCCGTTCAATTATCCCAGGATTATTTCAAAGGTAATAAAAATGGAGGGAATTTAATTTTTTTATCTGATTTTAGCCCAGCCGGGGATGCCATCTATTTTCATCCATCCAGCCTTCCCCGGGTACTGGAAATCTGTTTTTATGAAAGAAAAAAAATTCCAGAATCATCCTCAGAGAAACCAATAAAATCAATTCAGCCTTTGAGCTGCTCAGGTGGGCATTTAACAGTACCATAAGAACAAAACACACAGCAGTCCCCTTGTTGAGGTTTTAGCAGTGTATGGCAATTCTCACACTCGTAAAAATGCTGACAAGCATTCGCAGGCATTTCTTCTTCTTTTTGATGCCCACAGTTCGGGCACGTTATGACAGAGTTATATTGGATTTCCATAATCATATACTTATTTTTATTCCAGTGATGTTGACCTCTTCCGGGAAATTGACCCCGGGGGTCAATAACTGCCATACTGGCATTTTGACCCCCGGAGTTATTTCCATAACTTCTGGATCTGTTTTAACACAAAAAGCTAACTCAGATCTTTCTTTTTTTCTTCAAATTCCTGCTTATCGATCTCACCCCTGGCATAGCGTTTTTTTAACACATCAAGGGCAGAATCTCTTTTTACGGCTGCCGGCGAGGTGCTATGCATCGTTGCTCTTACTATGAGCCAGATAATGAGGCCGATAACAATGAGACCGATGATCCAGCCCCAACCCATTCCATGGCCGAAGCCTTCCATTATACAATTATTGTATCCTCCTGTTAATCCGTACATCATCATT
This genomic window from Bacteroidales bacterium contains:
- a CDS encoding SHOCT domain-containing protein translates to MMMYGLTGGYNNCIMEGFGHGMGWGWIIGLIVIGLIIWLIVRATMHSTSPAAVKRDSALDVLKKRYARGEIDKQEFEEKKKDLS
- a CDS encoding endonuclease domain-containing protein encodes the protein MFYNARPEIFQRAKSLRKNMTGAENMLWEKLRNKQLGVRFKPQHPIGRFIEDFYCHKAKLVVEIDGEIHNGQKKYDIGRTGEMEEYGIRVLRVKNYEVFEDIEEVVERIR